The Halobacterium litoreum genome includes a region encoding these proteins:
- a CDS encoding glucose 1-dehydrogenase: MDAIVVTRDDPTPRVVDRPRPDPGPGEALVRTLRVGVDGTDHEVIAGGHGGFPDGADSMVLGHEAVGVVEDPNDTDLERGQVVVPTVRRPKDGHTDYFERGEPDMAPPGEYVERGIDGADGFMAEYFTSPADCLVPLPDDLAELGFLVEPISITEKAIELAEASRSTFDWRPESALVLGNGSLGLLTLAMLDDYERTYCLGRRDRPDPTIDVIEELGATYVDSRETPVAEIPGVHEPMDFVYEATGYAKHAFDTVHALAPNGVGALLGVPEAGWEFEVAGSDIHRELVLENKALVGSVNSGVDHFEAAIDTLAGLPDWLTDGVVTGVHGLDDFEAAFRDDETTIKTAVQFDSQ; this comes from the coding sequence ATGGACGCAATCGTCGTCACGCGCGACGACCCGACGCCGCGGGTCGTCGACCGACCGCGACCAGACCCCGGGCCCGGCGAGGCCCTCGTTCGCACCCTCCGCGTCGGCGTGGACGGCACCGACCACGAGGTCATCGCGGGCGGCCACGGCGGCTTCCCCGACGGCGCCGACTCGATGGTACTCGGCCACGAGGCCGTCGGCGTCGTCGAAGACCCGAACGACACCGACCTCGAACGCGGACAGGTCGTCGTGCCGACGGTTCGCAGACCGAAGGACGGCCACACCGACTACTTCGAGCGCGGCGAACCCGACATGGCGCCGCCCGGCGAGTACGTCGAGCGCGGCATCGACGGCGCGGACGGTTTCATGGCCGAGTACTTCACGAGCCCCGCCGACTGCCTCGTCCCGCTCCCCGACGACCTCGCCGAACTGGGCTTCCTCGTGGAACCCATCAGTATCACCGAGAAGGCAATCGAACTCGCCGAGGCCTCGCGGTCCACGTTCGACTGGCGACCCGAGTCTGCGCTCGTCCTCGGGAACGGCAGCCTCGGCCTGCTCACGCTCGCGATGCTCGACGACTACGAGCGCACGTACTGTCTGGGTCGCCGCGACCGGCCCGACCCCACAATCGACGTCATCGAGGAACTCGGCGCGACGTACGTCGATTCTCGGGAGACGCCGGTCGCCGAGATTCCCGGCGTCCACGAACCGATGGACTTCGTCTACGAGGCCACCGGCTACGCGAAACACGCCTTCGACACCGTCCACGCGCTCGCGCCGAACGGCGTCGGCGCGCTCCTCGGCGTCCCCGAGGCCGGCTGGGAGTTCGAAGTCGCGGGCAGCGACATCCACCGCGAACTCGTGTTGGAGAACAAGGCGCTCGTCGGCAGCGTCAACTCCGGCGTCGACCACTTCGAGGCGGCCATCGACACGCTCGCCGGCCTCCCCGACTGGCTGACCGACGGCGTGGTGACGGGCGTCCACGGCCTCGACGACTTCGAGGCAGCGTTCCGCGACGACGAAACGACCATCAAGACGGCGGTGCAATTCGACTCACAATGA
- a CDS encoding HAD family hydrolase produces the protein MQRYDRLYALYDDFDADTLRAYQDFVDLFPPVDSRVALDYWESASDELDDRKDEIRSSFPDEPAFADVAARATRDQAFAALDLHAKYERGVNVLVLDVDETLRSAGGTDNEIPRETLHLLTEFHEAGVPIVICTGQTLENVKGFLSQGLGDELVHSGDVSIVYEAGTGVFTPGHGPDTKQLLYEDLGEDVRGVFDDLRSKVLPDAPETVRRGCHLQGNEFNVTLKPNFETGSERARELIDEALVYELDLLADCLDAPEQAVRAYYADADPEIAGVLEAAGETPDADVPDDLRDVLDRIDVAYYEADAAEIASRELNKVVGVEAAFDVLGVADPFALVMGDSKSDLRVMEWVHGEGAGIAAAPEHASERVLEHVQQTDELVFDRGAADEILRTAWALNLLAE, from the coding sequence ATGCAGCGGTACGACCGGCTCTACGCGCTCTACGACGACTTCGACGCCGACACGCTCCGGGCCTACCAGGACTTCGTGGACCTCTTTCCCCCGGTGGACTCCCGGGTCGCCCTCGACTACTGGGAGTCCGCGAGCGACGAACTCGACGACCGCAAGGACGAGATTCGGTCGTCGTTCCCGGACGAACCCGCGTTCGCCGACGTCGCGGCGCGCGCCACCCGCGACCAGGCGTTCGCCGCGCTCGACCTCCACGCGAAGTACGAGCGCGGCGTGAACGTCCTCGTGTTGGACGTCGACGAGACGCTGCGGTCGGCGGGCGGCACGGACAACGAGATTCCCCGCGAGACCCTCCACCTGCTCACGGAGTTCCACGAGGCCGGCGTCCCCATCGTCATCTGCACTGGCCAGACCTTAGAGAACGTCAAGGGCTTCTTGAGCCAGGGGCTCGGCGACGAACTCGTCCACTCCGGGGACGTGTCCATCGTCTACGAGGCGGGCACGGGCGTGTTCACGCCCGGCCACGGCCCGGACACGAAACAACTGCTGTACGAGGACCTCGGGGAGGACGTGCGCGGCGTGTTCGACGACCTCCGGTCGAAGGTCCTGCCGGACGCCCCCGAGACGGTGCGCCGGGGCTGTCACCTGCAGGGCAACGAGTTCAACGTCACGCTGAAGCCGAACTTCGAGACGGGCAGCGAGCGCGCCCGCGAACTCATCGACGAGGCGCTCGTCTACGAACTCGACCTACTCGCCGACTGTCTGGACGCCCCCGAGCAAGCGGTGCGGGCGTACTACGCCGACGCCGACCCGGAAATCGCGGGCGTGCTCGAAGCCGCCGGGGAGACGCCGGACGCCGACGTGCCCGACGACCTCCGAGACGTGCTGGACCGCATCGACGTGGCGTACTACGAGGCCGACGCCGCCGAAATCGCGTCCCGCGAACTGAACAAGGTCGTGGGCGTTGAAGCCGCCTTCGACGTGCTGGGCGTGGCCGACCCGTTCGCGCTCGTGATGGGCGACTCGAAGAGCGACCTGCGCGTGATGGAGTGGGTCCACGGGGAGGGCGCGGGCATCGCGGCGGCGCCCGAGCACGCCTCCGAGCGCGTGCTCGAACACGTCCAGCAGACGGACGAACTGGTCTTCGACAGGGGCGCTGCCGACGAGATTCTCAGAACGGCGTGGGCGCTGAATCTGCTCGCAGAATAA